One genomic region from Amycolatopsis sp. FBCC-B4732 encodes:
- a CDS encoding SDR family oxidoreductase: protein MSVKPQTVLVVGPTGNVGPHALAQLLEAGVAARALVPPGDPAVARIPAGTEVFEGDLADPESLVPALDGVTGVFLMWPFFTLDVATAPAVLEVISRYTARVVFVSSIGVHIGLEPVDNNCHAYLEQQIEKAGLTWTFLQTTGFACNALGWAGQLGGGDVVRFPYGGAVRTPVHEADLAAVGVRALTEDGHENRRYVVTGPEPLSQAEQLRIIGAAAGRELAWAEVAHDAARQAMVGAGWPPAYADGALEYFATLVEAPETRTDTVAEVLGRPARTFRDWAEEHADRFRRGAA, encoded by the coding sequence GTGTCCGTGAAACCCCAGACCGTCCTGGTCGTCGGGCCCACCGGCAACGTCGGGCCGCACGCGCTGGCCCAGCTCCTCGAAGCCGGGGTGGCGGCCCGCGCGCTGGTGCCGCCCGGTGACCCGGCCGTGGCCCGGATCCCCGCCGGCACCGAGGTCTTCGAAGGCGACCTGGCGGACCCCGAAAGCCTGGTGCCCGCCCTCGACGGCGTCACCGGCGTGTTCCTCATGTGGCCGTTCTTCACCCTCGACGTCGCTACCGCACCCGCCGTGCTGGAGGTGATCAGCCGGTACACCGCGCGGGTCGTCTTCGTCTCCTCGATCGGTGTCCACATCGGACTGGAGCCGGTGGACAACAACTGCCACGCCTACCTCGAGCAGCAGATCGAGAAGGCCGGGCTGACGTGGACCTTCCTGCAGACCACCGGGTTCGCCTGCAACGCGCTCGGCTGGGCCGGCCAGCTCGGGGGCGGCGACGTCGTGCGGTTCCCCTACGGCGGCGCCGTCCGGACGCCGGTCCACGAAGCCGACCTGGCCGCCGTCGGGGTCCGCGCGCTCACCGAGGACGGCCACGAGAACCGCCGCTACGTCGTGACCGGGCCCGAGCCGCTCTCGCAGGCCGAACAGCTGCGGATCATCGGGGCGGCGGCCGGGCGCGAGCTCGCGTGGGCCGAGGTCGCCCACGACGCCGCGCGGCAGGCGATGGTCGGGGCCGGCTGGCCGCCCGCCTACGCCGACGGCGCGCTCGAGTACTTCGCGACCCTGGTCGAGGCGCCGGAGACGCGCACGGACACCGTCGCCGAGGTGCTCGGCAGGCCCGCCCGGACGTTCCGCGACTGGGCCGAAGAGCACGCGGACCGCTTCCGGCGCGGTGCGGCGTGA
- a CDS encoding carboxyl transferase domain-containing protein → MSLNTLDHPGAPARRHDRCLLTARERISLLLDPGSFTEFDRGDGVLTGRGEVEGRPVHLWAHDLRFAGGALGEASAAGIQRLLDTALAEGTPVVALDDCAGVREDVAAPDGYGGTLRRAAALAGTVPQITVLLGPCPGGTSYGAALADFVFAVRGAAAPATAQFVHDDEPTCLEDVRRLLTLLPPNRNEPPRTEPSEDPPERLVRHRSALDVGDLIAEVVDDGDCVTVGTGPGTRCALARIGGHAVGLVAACDRAAGAGDAARFVGFCDTFGIPLVTVADVPPVRPHPALLAAYCAATTPRISLLLRPAEAGTGLTLDSRPLGADVCLAWRHDGPRPAADEVIQPAQTRRVLVRWLAVLRARAVPR, encoded by the coding sequence ATGAGCCTGAACACGCTCGACCACCCCGGCGCACCGGCGCGCCGGCACGACCGGTGCCTGCTCACGGCCCGGGAACGGATCTCCCTGCTGCTGGACCCGGGCTCGTTCACCGAGTTCGACCGCGGCGACGGCGTGCTCACCGGGCGCGGCGAAGTCGAGGGCCGCCCGGTGCACCTGTGGGCGCACGACCTGCGCTTCGCCGGCGGCGCGCTGGGGGAGGCGTCCGCCGCGGGGATCCAGCGGCTGCTGGACACCGCGCTGGCCGAAGGCACCCCCGTCGTGGCGCTCGACGACTGCGCCGGGGTGCGGGAGGACGTCGCCGCGCCGGACGGCTACGGTGGCACGCTGCGCCGGGCGGCCGCGCTGGCGGGCACCGTCCCGCAGATCACCGTCCTGCTCGGCCCCTGCCCGGGCGGCACATCCTACGGCGCGGCACTGGCCGACTTCGTCTTCGCCGTCCGCGGCGCCGCGGCCCCGGCCACGGCGCAGTTCGTGCACGACGACGAGCCGACGTGCCTGGAGGACGTCCGGCGGCTGCTGACCCTGCTGCCGCCCAACCGGAACGAACCGCCCCGCACCGAGCCGTCCGAAGACCCGCCGGAACGCCTGGTGCGCCACCGGTCCGCCCTCGACGTCGGCGACCTCATCGCGGAGGTCGTGGACGACGGCGACTGCGTGACCGTCGGGACCGGGCCGGGCACCCGGTGCGCGCTGGCCCGGATCGGCGGCCACGCGGTCGGCCTGGTGGCGGCGTGCGACCGCGCGGCGGGCGCCGGCGACGCGGCCCGGTTCGTCGGGTTCTGCGACACCTTCGGCATCCCCCTCGTCACGGTCGCGGACGTGCCGCCGGTCCGGCCGCACCCGGCGCTGCTGGCGGCGTACTGCGCGGCGACCACGCCCCGCATCTCGCTGCTGCTGCGACCGGCGGAAGCCGGCACCGGCCTGACGCTGGACTCCCGCCCGCTCGGCGCCGACGTCTGCCTGGCCTGGCGGCACGACGGACCGCGCCCGGCGGCCGACGAAGTGATCCAGCCCGCCCAGACCCGGCGGGTGCTGGTGCGGTGGCTCGCGGTGCTGCGCGCGCGGGCAGTACCGCGGTGA